The genomic interval ACGCTTTGCCTGACAAAACCGCTGGACACTTTTGCGCGACATGCTTTAGGACGGACCGATATGCCTGAAGACAAGAAACCGGCCGCCAAGGTCGAACCGCTGCGCAAGGCGCGCCCTTGCCCCGAATGCGGCAAACCCTCGAACCGCGAACATTACCCCTTCTGCTCCAACCGCTGCCGCGAGGTCGACCTCTCTCGCTGGCTGACCGGCTCCTACGCCATCCCGGTTGCCGATGATGAGACGAAGGCGGATTATCCGGACGAGGAAAATTAGAGAATTCCGACCGCGAAGCTCTTATTTTTCCTCACGAATCCGCAAAATCGGCGAGACCGTCAAAAAAGAGTCATTTGACGCTTGCCATGGCCGAACAAGATGCTATAACCCCGCTCGCTTCCGGGGCGAACCAAGGCCCCGCGGTTGTTTTCATCAAAAGCACCCTAGCGAAGCAGGTTGGCCCAGGTAGCTCAGTTGGTAGAGCAGCGGATTGAAAATCCGCGTGTCGGTGGTTCGATTCCGCCCCTGGGCACCACGGTACCCCATTATTTCTTCCGGCTTTTCCGAAGTATTCACCCTCGCTAAATTTGCCGAGTTTGACAGATTTTTCACTCGGGTTTGACAACTTTCGTTTTTTGTTTGTTCAGTTCCTCGCCTAAATCGGCCACCGCCGCGGCGTCCTATTTCGATCGATTTGCCCCGGCTTGCGCTGAACAGGGGTGAGCCCGCGATCTCAATTGGCGTCAGCGTCAACACTGTCGACCTTATACCAGGAAGGCGTCCTTCCGAAACCTCGTAAATGGCAAACCAGAAAAGGATGGCTTGTATCTGAAATCAGGTCCGCAAGGTCGGAATGGCCAGAGGAAGGCGTCCGAACGCGCAAGGCGAGGTGGATATTTGGAGGGCGACGCTCTGAAATCGGGATGTGATCCTGTCCGGCAGTGATGAAGATAATGCCCCTCGATCAATGCGGCATGCTGGAAGCAATCCGGAGCGGTGCCGGCCTGTGGCTGGCGCAGGCGGCGATTCTCTGCCGATGTGCCTATGTTAATCGCGATCGACTTTCACGAAAAGGAGCTAAGGTGATTCGCGCTTTGCGCCCAGCAACTTCACTTTCTCACAAGCGCAAACTGTGGATTTCGGGGACTGTCGCGGCCAAATAGCCGTCTTTCCTAAGTATTTTCATGTGCTTAGTGTTTCAGATGAAACACCCTGTTTTTAAACAGCTTTTATTTGTGGGTGATGAAAAGTCTATTTGGTGCAAATGCTTACTGCATGCACCCGTTCCACAGGTGTTAACTTTCAACCCCTTGACGGAAACATGGCGTTTACACTTTACTTTCCTCACTGACCGCCCACAGGGTGAGCAGGGCACGAAAAAAGGCCGGGGTTGCACCCCCGGCCTCGTGTCGAACAAACCGAATGCCTCGATCGGAAAGACGGCTCACCCGATAACGCCTCAAGGATACTTGGGGAGGTTGGCCTGTCAAGCCGATCGAGGTTTCCTAACCCAAAGGGAACTCGAAAATGAAACATACGAATTATCGACTCACTCTTGATGATGCCGTCCAAGTCTGGCTGCATAGCTGGAATGGCGAATATCAGCACCAAATTGCCTTCCGCTTCGGCGTGAACCAAGGCCGTGTCAACGAAGTGCTGAAGGGCAAGCGCCACCCCGGCAGCGAGCAGATCGCCCGCGAAAAGCGCGATCTCCATTAAGTGAAGGTGCGTGCACCCGCACCTGTGGGAAGCGAAGTTCCGCCCGCCGGCTCTCCGGCGGGTCCGCCCAAGCAATCTCGATAGATGGAAAAAAGATGAGCGCGCGATATTCCGAGCCGAGAATAAACAAGTCGGAATTTAATTGCCCACACTGTGGCGTGCGCGCAACGCAGCATTGGCACAGCCTTTATCAGGACCGAAGCGAGAAGGGAGAAGCGCCCTTACGCCACACTAAAGAGAGTGCGGACGAGCTGCTTGCGAGGGTAAAGCAAAAAGGACCGGATGATCCGCCCGAACCTATGGTGAAAGAATTATACCGACGAGCCGGACGTGAAACCTTCTTCGGGTTGCCCAGAAGTGACCTCTACGGCGCCCGCATAGTCTGGAACATGAACGCGGCCGAATGCAATCACTGCGGTGACATCTCAATATGGCTTTATTCTCAGATGATCTACCCGGCCGGTAGCGAAATTCCGGCCCATGACGACATGCCCCGGGCTGTTAAAGAAACATTCACAGAGGCGGCGAAGATTGTTTCCGCTTCGCCCAGAGCATCTGCGGCTCTGGCGCGCCTAGCTCTCCAGCAACTATGCGAGGAACTCGACTGCAAGAAGGATCAGCTTCACGAGCAAATTGGCGAGTTGGTTGCAAAAGGGCTCAGTCCAGATATCCAAAAAATGTTGGACTCTGTTCGCGTTATTGGGAACAACGCTGTGCATCCCGGTGAGATTGATATGAAAGACGATGAGCCGACTGCTCGTTTTATCCTGAAGTGCCTTAACCGCATTGTTCAGCGACTAATTACCGAGCGCGTCGAGGTCGACGCCCTTTATGCCCTGTTGCCTGAGGGCGCACGCAAGGCGATCGAAAAGCGAGACGCTAAAACGTAATTATGCGATAGTGGGTCACCGGCATGAAATCCCTTCAAGCCTATGTCATGAACGCGCTTTCCGATTTCCTCAAACCCCAAGAACAGGTTTCGATTTTCTCATTCGACTATTGGAGCAGTGCGAACGGGATTACAGTCGCTTCAACATTGATTGCGGCAGTGCTTGGTGCCTTATTTGGAACACTTGGAACGGCCGCCATCTCGTGGTGGCTTGCAAAACGCACCGCCACTGAACAACTACGCCGCGACGAGGCAGCAAGGATTGAAAAGAACAAGGCGGTCGCGCTCGAGATGTTCGTTAAGGCAATGACGATCACCAACCAGCTCTACTCGGTTCTCGGCCTCGTACTCAATATGCTTCAGACCGCTGAGAAGAAAGGCGTCGGTGATCTGGACCTTTGGCAGAAGGTTCTACCGATGTCAGGCATAACCAGCAATCCTGACCGTTTCACTGCACAGGAAGCGGCCGTTTTGATCGGCGCGAAAGAATTCGACGTTCCCACCAACCTGTTTCTTCTAGCGGAAAAGTACTTCAGCCTCACTGACAGCATTAATAGGTACTCGGAGCGCCGACTGCGTCTAACCGATTTGCTTTCGGCAGAAATCGATGTTGGTGGCCTTGGTTCATCCAGGCTTTCGAAAGAACAGTATCAGCGGTATCAAGGACAAATGTACGAATTAAACGACATGGCAGCCCAGATCTGCCAGGCCCTCACAGAAGATTTCGAATTTTCAAAGGATGTAACTGAAAAGATAGGTCCAACCTTCAAGAAGGTGCTGGCTGACGACGATTTTCCGACTGCTGTTTTCCCTGCTGAAGCTGAAGCGCGCTGCGCTGAATTTCGGAAATTTCTTGGTTGAACGGCAAGGGAGGAAACCATGACCTGATGCCGGCGCGATCACAAGCAAGCATCTACTGGATGCTCGCAAAAACCTCCGAGACAACGGAGAATTTCGTGGCCTGCCACCGTCTGTAGTCAAGGACGAATTTCGCGGAAATCCAGCACTCCCCGCTCATTTGGCTAGCCTCCCATCCGAGCAGTCCTTGATTTTGCGCGGCCGCAAGCAATCTGCCGGCATGGCTGCGGGAAATCACATATTCGACCGCGATAAGTCGTGCGGAGACATCGCCGACCCAGGTGCGTTCGCCTAAGACCGGTGCCAGCGGCACCCGCGACATGAGGTCATGCAATATATTGCTTCCGGATTCGGACCTCGCGAACAGCGCAATGCTATCGGGGGGACTATACCAATCAGGATCGTTAAACAGCCGACGTGCGATGCGAGGCTGAGCGCGATAGAGAATTGTCTCATCCTCCTGCGACCGCCGATACCGATCTCCTGCGTCCATGCCGTCCAAGGAGCGAAGGTGGCCTTCGAACCATTGCCGAATGAGGGATTCAGCATAGGCGCTTGCTTGCAACGGGTTCGCGCGGCGATCTGTCGTCTGCGCCGGCTCAAGCAATTTGTAGTGCGCCATCTCCTTCAGATGTGAGACTGCGGTGTTATGGCTGGCGATGTGGTTCTCATCCAGAAATTTTCCGAGATTAGCGGCGGTCAAAGCAGGGCAGGACGGGTCGAGCTTCCGCTCAAAATGCAAAGCCAACGCCGCCTGGCTGAGAAGCCACTTCTGCAGATCGGCGACATAACGCACTATTCTGGGCGCTCTGTGATGGATTGCCAGCAAATCGAGTGCGGATTCGCGAAGAGCTGCGGCAAAGGAAGCGTTCGCCATGAGATCTTCAACACTGTAGCTGCGGCAACTATTCTGCAGTGAGGTTGAACACAAAGATATCGACATTTAAAACCGAATTGTATGCGCTGCTGACTCGGGATAATGAAGTACAGGAACCAGTGACTGCCACGTTATCCAAAATTTGCGTCCAGTTCGAGCGGGCTTTTGTTTGGTCACTGTAGTTGTTTGATCGCAAAGTTGACAGGACGTCTTCCCCTCCGAAATATCGGGCGCTATCGGCCGGGCTTTTCATGGAGAGAGTCTAGCCGTGACAAACGGAACATCCGGTGCGTCAGCCGAGTGCGGCACCGCACGACTGAACCTTCAGTCTCCGTCTGCTCCAGCTTCGGTATTTTCTGGCCCGCTGCCTCACGATCGCCGATTGAATGTCGCGAGCATTGCCGCGCCGGCCAAACCGGACAACAGAGACCCTAGCAGGATGCCCATCTTCACGTGGTCCTGAACATGGGGATCGTCGAATGCAAGCAAGCCGATGAAAAGGCTCATGGTGAAGCCTATGCCGCAGAGGGCGGCCACGCCGATCATCTGCCCCCAGCTCGCCTTGGCGGGAAGGTCGGCTAGCCCGAGTTTGACGAGCAGAAAGACCGTGCTGAGAACGCCGACCAGTTTTCCAAGCAACAGGCCCGCCGCCACGCCGAGCGTCAATGGCTCTGTCAGCGTTGCTGCCGAGGCTCCGGAGAAGGAGACTCCGGCATTGGCGAAGCCGAAGATTGGAACAACAATGAATGCGACGGGCTTGTGGAGGATGTGCTCGAGATGGTGCAACGGCGATTGGTCGTGGCTTGCTTCGGGCGTTCCCGGCGTCAGTTTCAGCGGAATAGTCAGAGCGAGAAGAACGCCGGCCAGCGTCGCGTGGATGCCGGATGCGAAGACGAGCACCCAAAGCAAGGCACCGAGCAGCAGATACGGCCAGAGCTTCAGTATTCTGGCGCGGTTCATGCCATAGAGCGCCGCGAACACCGCCGCGGCTCCCGCAAGCGCCACGAGGTTGAGGTCATTCGTGTAGAATAGCGCAATGACCACGACCGCCCCCAGGTCATCGATGATTGCCAGCGCCGCCAGGAAGATCTTCAACGAGGCAGGCACGCGTGGGCCGAACAGCGAGATGACGCCGAGCGCGAATGCGATGTCCGTCGCGGTCGGAATCGCCCAGCCACGCAGCGCGGCCGGGTTCTCCCAGTTGAACAGGATATAGAAGAGGGCGGGCAAGAGCATGCCTCCCATGGCCGCCGCCCCCGGAAGTATGCGGCGGCTCCAGCTCGAGAGCTGTCCATCCAGCATTTCGCGCTTGATCTCGAGCCCGACAAGGAGAAAGAACAGCGCCATCAGCGCGTCGTTGATCCAGTGCAGCAGACTGAGCGGCCCCAGATAGATGTGAAGCGCTTGGAAGTAACCTTCTGCCAGCGGTGAGTTCGCCGTCGCGATTGCGGCAGCGGCGACAGCCATCAGCACCAGGCCGCCTGACGCTTCGCTATCGAGGAACTGGCGAAGGGTTGATCGGATAAGTCCTGGAGAGATAGGCGACGACACCGGTCAGCGCTCCCTGTGTTTTGGAAGGTCGATCTTCAGTCTCCGTCGATTTCGGGAAAGCCCGCGGCGCACGCAGCACACGCCATCGCCCCCAAGATAAAGGGGTCGCATCGCCATTTCCAGCGAAATCGGCCGATGCGGAATCGATCATGGATCTGTTGACGATCGAAAGTCGTTGGGCAGCGACGTCTGGTCGGTCACGGCAGGAGGAGGGGCGGGCTCAATACCCCTCCACCAGAAGTGCTAGGGCTGCATAGCGCATCGAAGTTGACCTTGTCGAACATGGATCGAAGCATTGCTAGTTCCTCGGTTTTGAAATGATGTGGTTGTCGGCTCACGCCGCCCTGTCGCGGCGGATCGCCTGGAGGCACTCCCAGACGCGGCCGGGCAGGGGGACGTCGAGACCGAATACGGTTTCGAACGTGTCGCCGAGATGGCCGGCGCTCGTAATGCGTTCTTCGCTGAGGCTGTTCGCCGTCACCCGGCGCAGACAGTCATTCTGGACGGCGACGTAGCCGTCCGCCGTGTGCCGCAGGACCGCGAGCGCATTGGTGAACGGCGAGCCGGGATCTTGCATCAGCCAACCATGCGTTGCGGCCATCGCGGCTTCGTCGCTGTGGTCGAGCTGAAAATCAAAGCTTTTGGCGATGCCGCGCTCATGATTAGTGAAGCGCAGCCAGCTCCCGTCGGCCGGCATGATGGAGAAGTCGAAGCCGCGTTGGCTGATCGGCCCGGTCACAAGCGGCACCGGTTCGATGATGGCGTCCGCTACACCGACCTCGGCGAGATAGGGACGGTCGAGGTCGACCCGCAGCGTCAGATGATTGCCGATGGCGATGTCGCCGAGCTTTTCCCGGTCGACGGCGCCGCAAAGGCGCGTCACATGGAAGCCCAGTGTTGTAAGCGCGGCGCCGAAGAGGCCGTTCATCTCATAACACCAGCCGCCGCGCCGCCTCTCGACCATCTTGGCGAATGCCGCAGCCGGGCTGACCGCGGAAGGCCATCCCATGAAGGCGTCCAATGCCTCCCACGTAAAACTCAGGAGATGGGCGCGGTGCAAGTGGGACAAGCTGTCGATATCGAGGCGGGACGGCCGCTCGACTCCGATCCGGGCCAGATAAGCATCGAGCTGCGGGGCTGTCAGGGGCATTGCGTTTTCGTTCGAAGGTGCATGTGTCATGGTTCGGTCTCCTTTCAATTGGACCGTTGCTCAGGTTCGGTGGTGCGTTGCTGTTGGTTCAGGCGACCTTGCGGCCGTCCTCAGGCAGGAAAGTCAGCCCGAAACGCTTGCCGATCGAGGCGATCTGCTCGGCTGTTTCAGGCTTGCAGAGTTCTATGATCGGAAAGAAACTTTCGAACCCGCCCGGCGTGACGACGACCATGAGGCGGCCCTCCGCCTTGCCCACATTGCGGAAACGGTGCGGCACACCGCGCGGCAATGCGATACAGCCGCCTTCCGCAAGTTCGACATAATCGCCGGCGCACCAGAAGCCGAAGCGCCCGGCAAGCACGCGGAAGAACTCGTCCTCGCGCTCGTGCACGTGCAGCGGCGGTCCTTCGCCGGCCGGCACGAAAGCTTCGAACATGCCGAGCGAACCGCCGGTATTGGCCGCCATCATGCGGATGACATGCTTGCCGAACGCCATTGCGGGCGTCCCACGGCCGGACGGCGAGACCGCAGCTTGGATGAATGTCATGTCGGGCTCCTTTGCTTGAGAACACCCCACGATTACTTTGCGTCCTCTCCCATGATAAGAGGGATAAATTGGCATCATTGTATGGATAATTGCACTCATGAAGACGCTTGATCCGCTGGACGGGATTGCCGCATTTCTAACGGTTTCCACACATCTGAGCTTCACCAAGGCGGCCGAAGAACTGGGCATGGGGCGCGCGACGGTCGGCGCTCAGGTCCGGCAGCTCGAGGATCGCCTCGGCATTCGCCTCTTTCAGAGATCGACACGCAAGATCGCCCTGACCGAGGCCGGCGCCGCCTACAGGGAAGCGCTTTCGGGAATCCTGCCGCAGATAAGAGAGGCCGAACGGGCCGCAATCTCGTTTCAGAAGGAAGCTGTCGGGCGATTGCGGGTGTCGGCGCCACCCGACCTCGGGCAGCTCGTGATCGTGCCGGCAGTTTCGGAGTTCCTCAAACTCAATCCGGCCGTGTCTATCGAACTCGACCTGTCACATCGGCCGGTAAACTTGGTCGAGGATGGCTTCGACCTTGCAATTCGAGGCCGCCTTGAAGTCGATATCAATCTCATCACCCGACAACTGGCTACATCGTCGATCGTGATTTCCGCTTCACCGGCCTATATTGCCGAACACGGGGCACCAATGACGCCGCACGACCTCGCTCAGCACGCCTGCCTCCACTTCGCCGAACTAAGATGGGGGCGGATTTGGCCGTTCAGCAGGCACGGTGAGGAGTTTCGCATTCCCATCGTACCCCGCCTGGAACTTAATCATAGTCTTGGTCTGCGCGACGCCGCCGTGCTCGGACTCGGCATCGTCCTTCTGCCCGACTTTATCGTCGGGGAAGACCTCAGGCAGGGCCGGTTGGTCCGTCTTCTCCCCGATTGGGACATCAGCACGATACAGTTGCAAGCGGTCTATCCGGCCAATCGCCATATCGCCGTAAAGGTCCGACGCTTCGTCTCTTTCCTGGCAGGCAAACTGCAACGATAGACGACGTCAGCGGCTGCCGCCGAACAGAGTCTGCGATCAGCACGCCCGAGCCTGTTGCCGCCGACCGAGAAATCCGCGTTGTCCATCACCGCTTCGATGACGGCGTCTTCTCGATGGCACTTACATCGTGAAGGGCGTCGCCGGCACACTGCTGCGCCTGATGCTCGACTGGCATCTGAGCGACGGCAGACGCGAGTTCACCAACCGGGAAATGGGGTTGACGGCCGGCGCACGCATGCCGGAGATCAAAGACAATCCCGAACCGGCTCTTTGCTATTGCGGCGTCGGCTCGAAGAAAAGCGGGCGCCCCTACACCTCGCCCGCGTCGGCAAGGGCCGCGAGTTTGGAGAGATCCGTCGGGCGCTCCAACGAGTACCGCCAATGTCCAAGTACGAGGCTGTACCATCCCGGTGAAGCTCGATCACTAATTCGTGTTCGTCATGCCTGTAACAAAGGGGATTGCTGGCTCGAAGGAAAGACTATGCGGCCGATGACCGGTCCGCGGACATTTGCAAGAGGAGACCATCCATGAACCGTTCCACTCTTAGCCTTGCCCTCGCAGGCTCGCTCGCCACTGCCCTTTCATCTGCTGTCTTCGCCGCGCCGCTGCCGGCGGAGAAAATGGTGGGCAACGAGAAATGCTATGGCATCGCGCTCAAGGGCCAAAATGATTGCGCCGCGGGTGCTGGCACGACCTGCGCAGGGACATCGACGATGGATTATCAGGGCAACGCCTGGAAGGCCGTGCCGGCCGGCACATGCACCAGCATGAATGTCAACGGGCACATGGGTAAGCTCGAACCGACCAAAGGCTGACGCAAAGGCGGAGGCCCGATGCCTGGGCCTCCGTCCTTTTCTGGCTAAACCGGGAGAACTGCGATGACCGCTTCAGCAAACCAGCCCGTCCTCCTGCCGACGCGGGCAGGCCTGGGCCTCAAGCCCGAGCATTACGAGGCTATTCTGGCCGATCTGCCGGATGTCGGCTTCTTCGAGGTGCACGCCGAGAACTATATGGGCGCAGGTGGGCCGCCGCATCGCTATCTCCAAGCCATCACGGAACACTATCCGCTTTCGCTGCACGGTGTAGGCTTGTCGATCGGGGCGGCGCGCGGGCTCGACAAGGCGCATCTGAAACGGCTTCGCAGCTTGCTCGACCGCTATCGGCCGCGGAGCTTTTCCGAACACCTGGCCTGGTCGACGCATGACACGGGATTTCTCAACGATCTGCTGCCGCTGCCCTACACGGAAGAAACGCTGCTGCGCGTCGTCGACCATGTCGATGAAACGCAACAGGCGCTCGGCCGACAGTTGCTGCTGGAAAATCCGTCTACCTACATACTGTTCGCCGACAGTACGATCGACGAGGTGGATTTTCTGGCGGCGATCGCTGAGCGAACGGGCTGTGGCCTTCTGCTCGACGTGAATAATGTGATGGTCTCGGCGGTGAACCATCGGCTCGATGCCGCCGCCTATATCGATCGTTTTCCGGTCGAGTTCGTCGGCGAAATTCACCTTGCCGGTTACGACGAAACGGTCGACCCCGCCGGCGATCGGCTGCTGATCGACGCGCACGCTACGTCGGTGACGAGTGACGTGTTGGCGCTCTACGAACATACGCTCGCGCGCACCGGGGCGCTTCCGACGCTGATTGAATGGGACAACAATGTTCCGGATTTCGTCACGCTGTATTCAGAGGCGAAACGCGCGGATGCGATGCTTGCCGCTGAAACGTTTCGCCGCGGCGGGCGCCGGATCCGGGCGGCGTGACGATGGATTTCGAAACCGCTCAAACCGCCTTCGCCGATGCCTTGCTGCATGCCGGCCGGCCCGTGCCGGACGGCATCGTCAACGCACGCGGCAAGCCCGACGCGGCGCGGTTTGCCGTATACCGAAACAATGTGTTCGTCGGGCTGACAAAAGCATTGGCGCAACGCTTTCCGGTGACGGAGAGGCTGGTTGGTTCGGAATTCTTCGTGGCCATGGCGCGGGCCTACGCCCAGGATCATAAGCCGGCCTCGCCCCTGATCATGAACTATGGAGACGATTTCCCCGATTTCATCATAGCTTTCGAGCCTGCAGGCGCGCTTGCTTATCTGCCTGATATCGCCCGGCTGGAGGCTGCCTGGACGGACGCCTACCACGCCGCGGACAGCGTGGCTTTCGATCTTGCTGCACTCAAAGCCGTGGCGCCCGATATGCTTTCGGATTTGCGCCTCGTCCCACACCCCTCAGCGCACCTGATCCAGTCGAGGTTTCCGATTGGTTCGATCTGGGGCGCACATCAAGAGGAGACGGTTCCACCGGTCTCCGACGGGGGCGGGCAAGCGGTCTTGGTCGTACGGCCGGCGATGTCGGTCAATGTTCATGTCCTGCCGCCGCAGGACGCCGTCTTTGCAGCCGCCTTGTTCAACGCCGCCACCTTTGGCGAGGCGGCGCAGGCGGCACTTGCAGCTGCCCCCGAATTCGATTTCGGAACGACGCTTGTCGGCCTTGCCGGTCTCGGCGCGTTCAGCACCCTTCAGCAGTATAAAGGAAACTCCCTATGAAAACCGAAGTGGCTCCTTCGCACGGCTTCGCTGCTGCCGCTGCCTCCCTCGTCACACGCGCGGAAGGCCTGCTCGCCTCCGTTCCCAGTTCGCTGCCGCTGCTGGGGCTGCGTTTTGCGCTGGCTATCCCCTTCTTCAAGTCGGGGCTGACGAAATGGGACGGCTTCCTGACGCTTTCGTCAGGCGCGAAATATCTTTTCGAGCAGGAGTTCAGGCTTCATATCTTCGGCAGTGCAATTGCCTACCCGTTTCCTCTGACGATGGCAACGGCAGCCGGAATCGCAGAACTGGTCCTGCCTATCTTGTTGATTCTCGGCCTGACCACACGCTTCGCTGCTCTCGGTCTGCTATTGATGACGGCGATTATCCAACTCACCATCCCGGATGGCTGGGCCAACTTTCATTTGCCCTGGGCCGCAATGGCGCTGGCCTTGGTCGTGTTCGGTGGGGGCAAGATTGCGGTTGATCCGTTTGTCATGCCGGGCCGCAAATGACCTCAGGCTAGCAACTTGTCACGCCTGCGGCACTCAAAGAAGCAGGAGCGACCCCAGAGACAGAATGAGCGCGGGAAACATGACGACGGTTCCGAGCTTGAGAAATGTCCAGGCGCCGATATGCAGGCCTTCGCGGCGGAGCGCAGACAACCACAGAATCGTCGCCAGCGACCCCGTCACCGACAGATTGGGTCCGAGATCGACGCCGATCAGAACGGCCCCGGCGATCTTGTCGGAGACACCGGCCGCCTGCACGACGCTACCGGCAAGCAGGCCCGCCGGAAGATTGTTCACGAGGTTGCAGATCACGCCGACGAGCAGGCCGGCAATGCCGATCGCCTGCGATTGTGAGGCCGAGGCAAGCGAAGCGAGCTGATGGGAGAGAAGGTTCGTCAAGCCGGTGTGGTCGAGCGACTCGACGATGACGAACAGGCCCCCGACCAGCGGCAGAACGCTCCAGCTGATTCCCTTTATGGTCTCGGCAGGGCTTTGCCGTGTCAGCATCAGAACGATCGCAGTGGTGATCGTGCCGGCAACAAAGGTCGGCACGCCGAGATCGACATGCATGGCCGACGCCGCGACAAGGACAATGGCCGTCAGCAGGATGCCCCATCCGGCCAGGCGGGCGCTGCGGGAGAGGGGCGGCCGCTGCGTGTCTGCGGCAAGAGAATCTTCTGCGAGAGCGCGGCGCTGCGTCCAGTAGAGGCAGAGGAAGGTGGCGACGATCGAAATGATCGACGGCAACATGAATGTCGACAGCCAGCGGGAGAGCGGCGGCATGTCACCGCCGGCAAAGATCACCAGATTGGCCGGATTGGAAATCGGCAGGACGAAGCTTGCAGCATTGGCGATGAAGGCGCAAATCAGCAAATAGGGCATCGGGTCCTTGACCCGCGCCGTCCGGCAGGCGGCATAGACGGCCGGCGTCAGCACCACGGCCGTCGCGTCGTTGGAAAGAAAGACGGTGACCACCACGCCGACGAGATAGACCAGCACGAAAAGACGCCGCGGTGATCCCTTGGCGTAGGCTGTCGCAATGGCGGCGACCCAGTCGAACAGGCCTTCGCGCCGGGCAAGTTCAGACAGCAGCATCATGCCGATCAGAAAGAGATAGACATCGCCGCCCTTGGCAACGCCTGCCAGGGCTTCATGGGGTCCGACCAGACGGAAGGCGAGCAGAAGCAGGGCGCCGAAGACGGCCCAGATCGCTTCCGGCCAGCGAAAGGGACGGACGACGACGCCCATCGCAGTGAGGCCGGCGATACCCCAGGTCATAGCATGTTCGGTCATTCGGAATCGCGTTCGGTTGGCGCGCGGCAGATCAGCCGCCAAGGTTGGTACAAGAGTTTATCGCCGATCGAATACATGTTT from Rhizobium lentis carries:
- a CDS encoding arsenic transporter, with protein sequence MTEHAMTWGIAGLTAMGVVVRPFRWPEAIWAVFGALLLLAFRLVGPHEALAGVAKGGDVYLFLIGMMLLSELARREGLFDWVAAIATAYAKGSPRRLFVLVYLVGVVVTVFLSNDATAVVLTPAVYAACRTARVKDPMPYLLICAFIANAASFVLPISNPANLVIFAGGDMPPLSRWLSTFMLPSIISIVATFLCLYWTQRRALAEDSLAADTQRPPLSRSARLAGWGILLTAIVLVAASAMHVDLGVPTFVAGTITTAIVLMLTRQSPAETIKGISWSVLPLVGGLFVIVESLDHTGLTNLLSHQLASLASASQSQAIGIAGLLVGVICNLVNNLPAGLLAGSVVQAAGVSDKIAGAVLIGVDLGPNLSVTGSLATILWLSALRREGLHIGAWTFLKLGTVVMFPALILSLGSLLLL